A window of the Podarcis raffonei isolate rPodRaf1 chromosome 4, rPodRaf1.pri, whole genome shotgun sequence genome harbors these coding sequences:
- the RAI2 gene encoding retinoic acid-induced protein 2: MEELYKDTQNLPMDVTTSPSAMANNKLENGVAQLITAEAWNINSADLMKKALSPLVTVPAPSILTPPAESQSGVALKVAATVLQPICLGDSPVVLPIHLQVAGSTAPQIAPNGNTPYVMTTQGPVPLPVLLEQHVFQHLNSPLVLPQSSPCAANSIHSNLFQGSSAPLGQPQLLDQKPSNTAQESVLPPVFQTPGFAAVLQDLFPTQGALGPSPYQPPPDCSSVPPPQPFSSPLSPLVPPATLLVPYPVIVPLPVPVPIPIPIPIPVPHGAESKANMDCPKPAASFVLHSCKGTQTPLEKEETKPFDFIHHRELSQLNRHTVIKMSNENEVLDLSMKTAPLLKEGEDNSQLSLEGGALDLSITSCRKASSTEASNNGTRSGSAMDGASHSAADKLSGAALPFAPSKLHEAPGKVESRVISSGSSELLRQQPKWLVDQTSIAPCEPPTGNNIEIVSTSQTAKVIVSVKDAVPTIFCGKIKGLSGVSTKNFSFKRDMPQDSVLQCYDVKNQPEARDNAEALRKPIKNRSVKLKKMSSQEIHILPIKKQRLAAFFPRK; this comes from the coding sequence ATGGAGGAACTATATAAGGACACGCAAAACCTGCCTATGGATGTTACCACCTCACCCTCAGCTATGGCAAACAACAAGCTAGAGAATGGAGTTGCCCAGCTGATAACGGCAGAAGCCTGGAATATCAATTCAGCAGACTTGATGAAGAAAGCACTTTCGCCGCTGGTGACTGTCCCCGCTCCATCAATATTGACACCGCCAGCAGAATCCCAAAGTGGGGTCGCTCTCAAGGTAGCTGCCACAGTGCTTCAGCCCATTTGCTTAGGAGACAGCCCCGTGGTTCTCCCAATACATCTCCAAGTAGCAGGAAGCACAGCCCCTCAGATTGCTCCGAATGGCAACACTCCCTACGTCATGACCACTCAAGGCCCAGTGCCACTGCCTGTCCTCTTAGAGCAACACGTGTTCCAGCATTTAAACTCCCCACTGGTGTTACCGCAGAGTTCTCCCTGTGCAGCCAACTCCATTCACAGCAACCTCTTTCAGGGCTCTTCTGCTCCGTTGGGACAGCCGCAACTGTTGGATCAGAAACCATCAAATACAGCTCAGGAGTCTGTCTTGCCTCCTGTGTTTCAGACACCAGGATTTGCTGCCGTTTTGCAGGATCTCTTTCCCACACAAGGCGCCTTAGGTCCTTCGCCCTATCAGCCACCTCCAGACTGCTCTTCTGTCCCCCCACCACAGCCCTTCAGCTCCCCGTTATCTCCCCTGGTTCCGCCAGCCACACTCTTGGTACCGTACCCTGTGATCGTTCCTCTGCCAGTCCCAGTTCCTATTCCGATCCCCATTCCCATCCCCGTGCCCCACGGTGCTGAGTCTAAGGCCAACATGGACTGCCCGAAACCAGCTGCTTCATTCGTCTTGCATTCCTGCAAAGGCACCCAGACTCCCTTAGAGAAAGAAGAAACCAAACCATTCGATTTCATCCACCACAGAGAGCTTTCCCAGCTGAACCGGCACACTGTCATCAAGATGAGTAATGAGAATGAGGTCCTCGATCTGTCCATGAAAACAGCCCCTTTGCTTAAGGAAGGCGAGGACAATTCCCAGCTCTCACTGGAGGGCGGCGCTTTGGACCTCTCGATTACTTCCTGTCGGAAGGCTAGCAGCACCGAAGCAAGCAATAACGGCACCCGATCTGGATCCGCGATGGATGGCGCTTCTCATTCTGCAGCGGATAAGCTTTCCGGTGCGGCTTTGCCCTTTGCTCCTTCCAAACTGCACGAGGCTCCGGGAAAGGTGGAAAGCAGAGTGATCAGTAGCGGCTCGTCTGAACTCCTGAGACAGCAGCCCAAATGGCTGGTGGACCAGACCAGTATAGCACCCTGCGAGCCGCCCACTGGCAATAACATTGAGATTGTGAGCACGTCACAGACGGCCAAAGTGATTGTCTCTGTCAAAGATGCGGTGCCTACCATTTTCTGCGGCAAGATAAAGGGCCTCTCGGGGGTTTCGACGAAAAACTTTTCCTTCAAAAGGGACATGCCCCAGGACTCGGTGTTGCAGTGTTATGACGTGAAGAACCAGCCGGAAGCCCGGGATAATGCAGAGGCCCTTAGGAAACCTATAAAAAACAGGAGTGTCAAGTTAAAGAAAATGAGCTCGCAGGAAATACACATTCTCCCAATCAAAAAGCAGCGGCTCGCGGCCTTTTTTCCAAGAAAGTAA